A single window of Oceanococcus atlanticus DNA harbors:
- the creC gene encoding two-component system sensor histidine kinase CreC gives MSIRNRILAIFLLATALGGYGFFSWLSDDLRPRYMEAQEDLMVDTAYLLAHQIETSGLSQDNGQWRIDTRDLRAAFEALRGQYFEAQIYGLLKTSVDLRVYVTDAAGIVLFDSEPGRDEGRDMSAWRDVARTLAGQYGARSTADDPLFPEGSTMYVAAPIQAAGEVVGVVSVGKTTRNAERFVASAMPRFFMAAMGTLGLALLLSLGLYWWVTRPLYRLEQYAEDLQTGARVAPPALGNNEIGRVGDAMARLREALDGKAYVEDYVQTLTHELKSPTAAIAGAAELLGEDIPAEDRTRFLDNIRTEAARLNRLVERMLALAEIENRDALKAAQVLNLRELVAEALDSVAPRLHQKDLQVRHGGERSPRVRAERFLLHRALVNLLDNAIDFSPQGGHIDIEMHISGCVVELSLRDYGSGLPDYAAHRVFDRFYSLPRADGRKGTGLGLSFVKQIAELHGGAITLKNHEQGGVCATLSLPLLAD, from the coding sequence GTGTCGATCCGCAATCGCATTCTGGCGATTTTCCTGCTCGCCACGGCATTGGGCGGCTACGGGTTTTTCAGCTGGCTGAGCGATGATCTGCGCCCGCGCTACATGGAGGCGCAGGAAGATCTGATGGTCGACACGGCCTACCTGCTGGCGCACCAGATCGAAACCTCGGGTTTGAGCCAGGACAACGGCCAGTGGCGTATCGACACGCGGGATCTGCGTGCCGCATTCGAGGCTTTGCGTGGCCAGTATTTCGAGGCGCAGATTTACGGTCTGCTCAAGACCAGCGTGGATTTGCGCGTGTACGTGACCGATGCCGCGGGCATCGTGCTGTTTGATTCCGAGCCCGGACGTGACGAGGGTCGCGACATGTCGGCCTGGCGTGATGTTGCGCGGACGCTGGCCGGTCAATACGGCGCCCGCAGCACCGCCGATGATCCGCTTTTTCCCGAAGGCTCGACCATGTATGTGGCCGCGCCGATACAGGCTGCCGGCGAGGTTGTCGGTGTGGTCAGCGTGGGCAAGACCACGCGCAACGCGGAGCGCTTCGTGGCCTCTGCCATGCCGCGGTTTTTCATGGCGGCCATGGGTACGCTGGGTTTGGCCCTGCTGCTTTCGCTAGGGCTGTACTGGTGGGTCACACGGCCGCTTTATCGGCTTGAGCAGTATGCCGAGGATTTGCAGACCGGGGCGCGGGTTGCGCCGCCGGCACTCGGCAACAATGAGATCGGCCGGGTTGGCGATGCCATGGCACGTCTGCGCGAGGCCCTGGATGGCAAGGCCTACGTCGAAGACTATGTGCAGACCCTGACCCACGAGCTGAAAAGCCCGACCGCGGCGATTGCGGGTGCGGCTGAGTTGCTTGGCGAAGACATTCCCGCCGAGGACCGCACGCGCTTTCTGGACAACATCCGCACCGAAGCGGCCCGGCTCAATCGCCTGGTCGAACGTATGCTGGCCCTGGCCGAGATCGAAAACCGTGATGCGCTCAAGGCGGCCCAGGTGTTGAACCTGCGCGAACTGGTGGCTGAGGCGCTGGACAGCGTAGCGCCGCGCCTGCACCAGAAAGATTTGCAGGTCCGGCATGGCGGCGAGCGTTCACCGCGGGTCCGGGCCGAGCGTTTTCTGCTGCATCGCGCGCTGGTCAATCTGCTCGACAATGCGATCGATTTTTCGCCGCAAGGCGGGCACATCGATATCGAAATGCACATCAGCGGTTGCGTGGTGGAGCTGAGCCTGCGCGATTACGGCAGCGGCTTACCCGATTACGCCGCGCACCGGGTGTTTGACCGGTTCTATTCCTTGCCGCGCGCCGATGGGCGCAAGGGCACAGGGCTGGGTTTGAGCTTCGTCAAGCAGATTGCCGAGCTGCACGGCGGTGCTATCACGCTCAAGAACCATGAACAGGGTGGCGTTTGTGCCACCCTGAGCTTGCCGCTGCTGGCGGACTAG
- the creB gene encoding two-component system response regulator CreB, with protein sequence MSAQRILIVEDEPSIADNIVFALKTEGFAPHWCRTGAEALSACQTDPPALVLLDVGLPDISGFDLCRQLRQHSAVPIIFLTARDSEIDKVVGLEIGGDDYVVKPFSPRELTARVRARLRNFTPAANPVALRLALDEQRHSARLDEVELNLTRYEFRLLAVLHGAPGRVYSRDQLLEMIWTDPSAAFDRTVDTHIKTLRQKLKAAGERVNPIRTHRGLGYSYDPQGL encoded by the coding sequence ATGTCCGCGCAGCGCATCCTGATTGTGGAGGACGAGCCTTCGATTGCCGACAACATCGTGTTTGCGCTGAAAACCGAGGGGTTTGCGCCGCACTGGTGTCGCACCGGTGCCGAGGCCCTGAGCGCCTGCCAGACCGATCCCCCGGCGCTGGTGTTGCTGGACGTCGGGCTGCCCGACATCAGCGGTTTCGATCTGTGTCGTCAGCTGCGCCAACATTCCGCCGTGCCAATCATCTTCCTGACCGCCCGGGACAGCGAGATCGACAAGGTCGTGGGGCTGGAAATTGGGGGTGACGACTATGTGGTCAAGCCGTTCAGCCCGCGCGAGCTGACCGCCCGGGTGCGCGCCCGGCTGCGCAACTTCACGCCGGCGGCGAACCCGGTGGCGCTGCGCCTGGCGCTGGATGAACAGCGTCACAGTGCCCGGCTGGACGAGGTCGAACTCAATCTCACACGCTATGAATTCCGATTGCTGGCGGTGCTGCATGGCGCGCCGGGCCGGGTGTATTCGCGCGACCAGCTGCTGGAGATGATCTGGACGGACCCGTCTGCTGCGTTTGATCGCACCGTGGATACGCACATCAAAACCTTGCGCCAGAAACTGAAAGCGGCTGGCGAACGGGTCAATCCGATCCGCACCCATCGTGGGCTGGGCTATTCCTACGATCCCCAGGGGCTGTAG
- a CDS encoding marine proteobacterial sortase target protein — MRLFIHLPALLLCALSLSPLPASASLDDGLTRLSDVRRGALMFRAEDEASSAGFREVPSLSSEVQIQVTGPIARTVVTQHFVNPNETWAEALYAFPLPENAAVDHLRMRIGERIIEGDIQEKAQARATFEQAKQDGKRTALVEQHRPNLFTSAVANIPPHGEIRIEIEYQQELLWRDEAFSLRFPMAITPRYQPASAEPIENHSQVGHGWSLLPGELPQVADTSDSGRASHNPVSLTVQLQPGFELGEVVSPYHAIAQTREADVTRITLSQGRVPSDRDFVLRWRPKDGLGVQSAFFTQRTDNGDYGLLMLMPPQADFAAGHERAREIIFIIDTSGSMGGEPIRAARAGLLAGLDQLDPSDRFNLIEFNSSTRALFANPVTADAGHLDQARRWTHGLKANGGTEMRPALKLGLGQAQDPAVERLRQIVFITDGAVGNEAQLLSLIHRELGRARLFTVGIGAAPNAHFMTEAAQFGRGSFSYIAHDGEVQHVMQRLFERLDHPALTDLDLKLDQASDRLPNPLPDLYVGEPISVVMKLNGQAASAELQGQLGSRPWTHRLSLNQGAAQSGIDVLWARRKITDWSRQGRRGASADQVRQEITTLALKHHLVSEFTSLVAVDKTPVRAPDESLDTHALKSNLPAGMNTAQVGLARGSTPSLWLLLMGGLFTATGVLMGRRKA; from the coding sequence ATGCGTCTGTTCATCCACCTGCCCGCACTGTTGCTGTGCGCCCTGAGCCTCTCGCCGCTGCCAGCCAGCGCCAGCCTTGATGATGGCCTGACCCGGCTGTCCGACGTACGCCGTGGCGCCCTGATGTTCCGGGCGGAGGATGAAGCATCCAGCGCCGGCTTCCGGGAAGTGCCCAGCCTCAGCAGCGAGGTGCAGATTCAGGTCACCGGCCCAATTGCCCGCACCGTTGTGACCCAGCACTTTGTGAATCCGAACGAAACCTGGGCAGAAGCGCTGTATGCCTTCCCCCTGCCCGAGAATGCGGCCGTGGATCACCTGCGCATGCGCATAGGCGAGCGCATCATAGAGGGCGATATTCAGGAGAAAGCGCAGGCCCGCGCGACCTTCGAGCAGGCCAAACAGGACGGCAAGCGCACGGCATTGGTCGAACAGCATCGCCCCAATCTGTTCACCAGTGCAGTGGCCAACATTCCGCCTCATGGCGAAATCCGCATCGAGATCGAATACCAGCAGGAGTTGCTGTGGCGCGATGAGGCCTTTTCGCTGCGTTTTCCCATGGCGATCACACCCCGCTATCAGCCGGCCAGTGCAGAACCGATCGAAAATCACAGCCAAGTTGGTCACGGCTGGAGCCTGCTGCCGGGTGAGCTGCCTCAGGTAGCCGACACCAGCGATAGCGGCCGCGCCAGTCACAATCCGGTCAGCCTGACGGTGCAGCTGCAGCCCGGCTTTGAACTGGGCGAAGTGGTCAGCCCGTATCACGCCATCGCCCAGACCCGCGAGGCTGATGTCACCCGCATCACCCTGAGCCAAGGCCGCGTGCCCTCGGACCGCGACTTTGTGCTGCGCTGGCGTCCCAAGGACGGTCTCGGCGTGCAATCGGCATTCTTCACCCAACGCACCGACAACGGCGACTATGGCCTGCTCATGCTGATGCCGCCGCAGGCCGATTTTGCCGCCGGACATGAACGCGCACGCGAAATCATCTTCATCATCGACACCTCTGGCTCAATGGGCGGCGAACCCATCCGTGCGGCCCGCGCCGGACTGCTCGCAGGCCTGGATCAACTCGACCCCAGCGATCGCTTCAACCTGATCGAATTCAACTCCAGTACCCGCGCCCTGTTCGCCAACCCGGTGACGGCTGACGCCGGCCACCTTGATCAGGCCCGCCGCTGGACCCATGGCCTGAAGGCCAACGGCGGCACCGAGATGCGCCCGGCGCTGAAGCTGGGTCTGGGGCAGGCCCAGGATCCGGCCGTCGAACGCCTGCGGCAGATCGTGTTCATCACCGACGGCGCGGTTGGCAATGAAGCACAGCTGCTCAGCCTGATTCACCGCGAGCTGGGCCGCGCACGCCTGTTCACGGTTGGCATCGGCGCCGCGCCCAACGCACATTTCATGACCGAAGCCGCACAGTTCGGCCGCGGCAGCTTCAGCTATATCGCCCACGATGGTGAGGTTCAGCACGTCATGCAACGTCTGTTCGAGCGTCTTGATCACCCGGCCCTGACCGACCTCGACCTCAAGCTGGACCAGGCCAGTGACCGCCTGCCCAACCCGCTGCCCGACCTGTATGTGGGCGAACCGATCAGCGTGGTCATGAAACTGAATGGCCAGGCCGCCAGCGCCGAGTTGCAGGGTCAGCTTGGCAGCCGCCCATGGACGCACCGCCTGAGTCTCAACCAGGGCGCAGCCCAAAGTGGCATCGACGTGTTGTGGGCGCGGCGCAAGATCACCGACTGGTCCCGCCAGGGCCGGCGCGGCGCAAGCGCCGATCAGGTCCGCCAGGAAATCACCACGCTGGCACTGAAGCACCATCTGGTCAGTGAATTCACCAGCCTGGTGGCCGTCGACAAAACCCCGGTTCGAGCCCCCGACGAAAGCCTCGACACGCACGCCCTGAAAAGCAATCTGCCAGCCGGCATGAACACGGCCCAAGTTGGCCTGGCGCGTGGCTCGACACCCTCGCTGTGGCTACTGCTGATGGGTGGCCTGTTCACCGCAACCGGCGTGCTGATGGGGCGCCGCAAAGCATGA